The Deltaproteobacteria bacterium genome window below encodes:
- the mce gene encoding methylmalonyl-CoA epimerase has translation MIRKIQHIGIAVRSLAEAIPFYRDVLGLTLVGTEEVADQKIRAAIFRVGESTIEVLESTAPDGPVGKFLERNGEGIHHLCFEVGDAAAALSHAKGKGVRLIDEAPRAGVHGTRVGFLHPKSTFGVLTEFAQEGEGEGEH, from the coding sequence ATGATCCGGAAGATCCAGCATATCGGCATCGCCGTCAGGAGCCTTGCGGAGGCCATCCCCTTCTACCGCGACGTCCTGGGACTCACCCTCGTCGGGACCGAGGAGGTGGCCGACCAGAAGATCCGCGCCGCCATCTTCCGCGTCGGGGAGAGCACCATCGAGGTGCTCGAATCGACCGCCCCCGACGGCCCGGTCGGGAAGTTCCTGGAGCGGAACGGGGAGGGGATCCACCACCTCTGCTTCGAGGTCGGGGACGCCGCCGCCGCGCTGTCGCACGCGAAGGGGAAGGGGGTCCGCCTCATCGACGAGGCGCCGCGGGCCGGGGTCCACGGGACGCGGGTCGGCTTCCTGCACCCGAAGTCCACCTTCGGCGTCCTGACCGAGTTTGCGCAGGAAGGGGAAGGAGAAGGGGAGCATTGA